One window of Cyanobacterium sp. T60_A2020_053 genomic DNA carries:
- a CDS encoding FkbM family methyltransferase produces MEIVSKLKEKGYLQGLEFTIFIVGSRKMRIEDDFGSGKWQILAPNLKIYGFDADEDACLIANENLKQRNINWWEKHFPLALSESPTEKTLYVTKGIDCTSLYEPNHEYLQRFAGFGEHFELDFSVEIETTTLDIFCQQENITEIDFLSIDVQGAELDVVKGALHLLSKTILALELEVEFTKMYKNQPLFSDIDIFLQPYDFSLFDLIMEHPMCRRPRSVSEIYSKEKTGQLLWADALYLRDIFLSPSSIFKTQPQQLLKLACISDILGYPDYAVEILLFLTKQHGNNPAYNFSELTKFY; encoded by the coding sequence ATGGAAATAGTATCAAAGCTAAAGGAAAAAGGTTATTTACAAGGCTTAGAATTTACTATTTTTATTGTCGGTTCTCGTAAAATGAGAATAGAAGATGATTTTGGTAGCGGAAAGTGGCAGATATTAGCTCCAAATTTGAAAATTTATGGTTTTGATGCTGACGAAGATGCTTGTTTAATTGCCAATGAAAATCTCAAACAAAGAAACATTAATTGGTGGGAAAAACATTTCCCTTTAGCACTAAGTGAATCACCTACAGAAAAAACATTATATGTGACAAAAGGCATTGACTGCACCTCTTTATATGAGCCTAATCATGAGTATTTACAAAGGTTTGCTGGATTTGGAGAACATTTTGAACTTGATTTTTCTGTAGAAATAGAAACTACCACATTAGATATTTTTTGTCAGCAGGAAAATATCACAGAAATTGATTTTTTATCTATTGATGTACAAGGGGCAGAATTGGATGTGGTGAAGGGCGCCCTCCATCTTTTAAGCAAAACTATTTTAGCTTTAGAATTAGAAGTAGAATTTACAAAAATGTATAAAAATCAACCCTTATTTAGTGATATTGATATATTTTTACAGCCTTATGACTTTAGCTTATTTGATTTAATTATGGAACATCCCATGTGTCGGCGCCCTCGATCCGTTTCTGAGATATATTCTAAAGAAAAAACAGGTCAACTTTTGTGGGCAGATGCGTTATATTTGCGAGATATTTTTTTATCTCCTTCTTCAATATTTAAAACTCAACCTCAGCAATTATTAAAATTAGCTTGTATCTCTGATATTCTTGGTTATCCTGATTATGCAGTGGAAATTTTACTATTTTTAACAAAGCAACATGGCAATAATCCAGCCTATAACTTTTCTGAATTAACCAAATTTTATTGA
- the pcrA gene encoding DNA helicase PcrA: MTTTPDFLQHLNSAQRRAVEHFTGPLLVVAGAGSGKTRALTYRIANLIKTHQVAPDNILAVTFTNKAAREMKDRIELIFAQGRALERHQQPLESLSELEQKNIKSKVYRSVIKPLWVGTFHSLCARILRFDINKYQDERGRKWERNFTILDESDVQSIIKQIVTKKLNLDDKKFDPKKMRYGISNAKNLGFSPKQFALENNDYKGRVLTEIYEEYQNELAKNNALDFDDLLLIPVRIFEQNESILGYWHQQFRHILVDEYQDTNQIQYRLIQLLATNNEPNKKEWNWQNRSIFVVGDADQSIYSFRMADFTILLNFQDDFGDGLRDDETESMVKLEENYRSRENILQAANHLIENNSQRIDKVLKATRDTGDSIYCYRGDNEREEASFVVRNIETLVRENPELSWGKFAILYRINSQSRAFEDELIRRNIPYNIVGGFKFYERKEIKDALSYLRLIVNPADTVSLLRIINTPKRGIGKTTIDNLVTASQELNMPLWEIINDQTTVNTIAGRASKKITEFAEIIKSCQENLKETSADAILQEILDTSGYLQDLQQQGTDEADNRRDNLNELLNAMLQFQEDNEDNSLEGFLSSASLSSDLDNLDEGQEMVSLMTLHSAKGLEFPIVFLVGFEQGLLPHNRSLNDPLSLEEERRLCYVGITRAQEQLFLTHARERYTWGNVDSCAPSQFLSELPKDLLCTNVKSHSPVMVKEVEEKVDDTPFDWQEGDRLYHPTLGYGVVISILSLGKKTTIVVNFEVGKKIINPNHSKIVKVMDN, encoded by the coding sequence ATGACTACTACCCCTGATTTTCTTCAACATCTTAACAGCGCCCAACGCCGTGCCGTCGAACATTTTACTGGACCTTTATTAGTGGTGGCGGGCGCTGGTTCAGGAAAAACAAGGGCTTTAACCTATCGTATCGCTAATTTAATTAAAACTCACCAAGTAGCGCCCGATAATATTTTAGCGGTGACATTTACCAACAAAGCCGCGCGAGAAATGAAGGATAGAATCGAGTTAATTTTTGCTCAGGGGAGGGCGCTGGAAAGACATCAACAACCCCTCGAATCATTAAGCGAATTAGAACAAAAAAATATCAAATCAAAAGTTTATCGAAGTGTCATTAAACCCCTTTGGGTAGGCACTTTTCACAGTTTGTGTGCCAGAATTTTACGCTTTGACATCAATAAATATCAAGATGAAAGAGGTAGAAAATGGGAGCGTAATTTTACTATCCTTGATGAATCAGACGTACAAAGCATCATTAAGCAAATTGTCACCAAAAAATTAAACCTTGATGACAAAAAATTTGACCCTAAAAAAATGCGTTATGGTATTAGTAATGCTAAAAATTTAGGTTTTTCTCCCAAACAATTTGCCTTAGAAAATAATGACTATAAAGGTCGAGTATTAACAGAAATTTATGAAGAATATCAAAACGAATTAGCTAAAAATAACGCCCTTGATTTTGATGATTTATTATTAATTCCTGTGCGAATTTTTGAGCAAAATGAATCAATATTAGGTTATTGGCATCAACAATTTAGACATATTTTAGTAGACGAATACCAAGATACTAACCAAATTCAGTATCGCTTAATTCAACTTTTAGCTACTAATAATGAACCTAATAAAAAAGAATGGAATTGGCAAAATCGTTCTATTTTTGTGGTAGGAGATGCCGATCAATCTATCTACTCTTTTCGCATGGCAGATTTTACTATTTTGTTAAATTTCCAAGATGATTTTGGCGATGGTTTAAGGGATGATGAAACAGAAAGTATGGTAAAATTAGAGGAAAATTATCGCTCCAGAGAAAACATTTTACAAGCCGCTAATCATTTAATTGAAAATAATAGTCAAAGAATTGATAAAGTATTAAAAGCTACCCGTGATACAGGGGATAGTATCTACTGTTATCGGGGTGATAATGAAAGGGAAGAAGCCTCCTTTGTAGTTAGAAATATTGAAACTTTAGTCAGAGAAAATCCTGAATTAAGTTGGGGCAAATTTGCAATTTTATATCGTATTAATTCTCAATCAAGAGCTTTTGAAGATGAATTAATTAGACGTAATATACCATACAATATTGTGGGGGGTTTTAAGTTCTATGAAAGGAAAGAAATCAAAGACGCTTTAAGTTATCTAAGACTAATTGTTAATCCTGCTGATACGGTTAGTTTATTACGGATTATTAATACTCCAAAAAGGGGTATCGGTAAAACTACCATTGATAATTTGGTTACTGCTTCTCAGGAGTTGAATATGCCTTTATGGGAAATCATTAACGATCAAACCACCGTTAATACTATAGCTGGTAGAGCATCAAAAAAAATTACTGAGTTTGCCGAGATTATTAAAAGTTGTCAAGAAAACTTAAAAGAAACTTCAGCAGATGCTATTTTACAGGAAATTTTAGACACTTCTGGTTATTTACAAGATTTACAACAACAAGGCACAGATGAAGCGGATAATAGGCGAGATAACCTCAATGAGTTGCTTAATGCCATGTTGCAGTTTCAGGAAGATAATGAAGATAATAGCCTCGAAGGATTTTTGAGTAGTGCGTCTCTTTCTTCAGATTTGGATAACTTAGACGAAGGGCAGGAAATGGTATCGTTAATGACGTTACACTCTGCTAAAGGTTTAGAGTTTCCCATCGTCTTTTTAGTGGGATTTGAGCAAGGTTTATTACCCCATAATCGTAGTTTAAATGATCCTCTTAGCTTGGAGGAAGAAAGACGTTTATGTTATGTTGGTATTACAAGGGCGCAGGAGCAGTTATTTTTAACCCATGCCAGAGAGCGTTATACTTGGGGAAATGTGGATTCCTGCGCCCCTTCTCAATTTTTAAGCGAGTTACCGAAGGATTTACTCTGCACTAATGTGAAATCTCATTCTCCTGTAATGGTGAAAGAAGTTGAGGAAAAGGTGGATGATACTCCTTTTGATTGGCAAGAGGGAGATCGATTGTACCATCCTACTTTGGGTTATGGGGTGGTAATCAGTATTTTAAGTTTAGGAAAAAAGACTACTATTGTGGTTAATTTTGAGGTGGGGAAAAAGATTATTAATCCTAATCACAGCAAGATTGTTAAGGTAATGGATAATTGA
- a CDS encoding DNA cytosine methyltransferase, with protein MNNKNLKVLDLFAGAGGFSLGFKLAGSDIVGAIEQDKWASETFAYNHTMAKVITEKIENITDANLLEIFDSESPNIILGGLPCQGFSICTKNAGDPNDHRNSLFSEFIRVIKLFKPEYLIIENVPNLLKAENHDKQLIIDLIFQNLRELGYNVYYDILEATNFGIPQIRKRLFIIGSIHPLKQPFPKPTHYLDYEILPIFQTMLKKCPTLWDAIADLPEISAREGAEEMDYTKSANHEYQIQKRLGSPKVYNHVAMKHSKRTVERFSLMSHGDSLANIPEHLKPFKRNNQGVISDKVYDQNSRRMHPDKPCHTIPASFYANFVHPYQHRNFTAREGARIQSFPDWYIFKGKPTVVSQKLLQREGRFDEKYLCQYNQIGNAVPPLLAKAIAENLLQQI; from the coding sequence ATGAATAATAAAAACCTTAAAGTTTTAGATTTATTTGCTGGTGCTGGAGGCTTTAGTTTGGGATTTAAACTAGCAGGATCTGATATTGTAGGAGCAATTGAACAAGACAAATGGGCTTCAGAAACTTTTGCATATAATCATACAATGGCTAAAGTAATCACTGAGAAAATAGAAAATATTACTGATGCTAATTTATTAGAAATATTTGATTCTGAATCACCTAATATTATTTTGGGTGGGCTTCCCTGTCAAGGTTTTTCTATTTGCACTAAAAATGCGGGTGATCCTAATGATCATCGTAATTCTTTATTTTCTGAATTTATCAGAGTGATAAAACTATTTAAACCAGAATATTTAATAATTGAAAATGTACCTAACTTATTAAAAGCCGAGAATCACGATAAACAATTAATTATCGATCTGATTTTTCAAAATTTACGAGAATTAGGCTACAACGTATATTATGATATTTTAGAAGCAACAAATTTCGGTATTCCTCAAATTAGAAAAAGACTATTCATTATTGGTTCAATTCATCCTCTAAAACAGCCATTTCCTAAACCTACTCATTATCTTGATTATGAAATATTACCTATTTTTCAAACTATGCTAAAAAAATGCCCTACATTATGGGATGCGATCGCCGATTTACCCGAAATTTCTGCTAGAGAGGGTGCAGAAGAAATGGATTACACAAAATCTGCTAATCACGAATATCAAATACAAAAGCGTTTGGGTTCACCAAAGGTTTATAATCATGTAGCAATGAAGCATTCTAAACGTACGGTTGAGCGTTTTTCTTTAATGTCTCATGGTGATTCTTTAGCTAATATTCCTGAACATTTAAAACCATTTAAAAGAAATAATCAAGGGGTAATTTCTGATAAAGTTTATGACCAAAATAGTCGAAGAATGCACCCCGATAAACCATGTCATACTATACCTGCTTCTTTTTATGCTAATTTTGTTCATCCCTATCAACATCGAAATTTTACGGCGAGAGAAGGAGCGAGAATCCAATCTTTTCCCGATTGGTATATTTTTAAAGGAAAACCCACAGTTGTTAGTCAAAAATTATTACAAAGAGAAGGAAGATTTGATGAAAAATATCTCTGTCAATATAATCAAATTGGTAATGCTGTTCCTCCACTATTAGCCAAAGCGATTGCCGAGAATTTATTACAACAAATCTAA
- a CDS encoding transposase, whose product MESERIEIYSDMLVVTEETRYYITSLEEGAQNLARRIRGYWGVENKVHYVRDVTQGEDASRIRTSPLVGLFVQARNMALNLYREYGWTNMAQAQRLCSQSLDKLIEVFRMK is encoded by the coding sequence GTGGAATCAGAACGAATAGAGATTTATTCAGATATGTTAGTGGTAACGGAAGAGACAAGATATTATATAACGTCATTAGAGGAAGGTGCCCAAAATTTGGCAAGGAGAATTCGTGGCTATTGGGGGGTGGAGAACAAGGTTCATTATGTAAGAGATGTAACTCAGGGAGAAGATGCATCAAGAATTAGAACCAGTCCGTTAGTAGGATTATTCGTACAAGCACGAAATATGGCACTAAATCTTTATAGAGAATATGGTTGGACTAATATGGCTCAGGCACAACGGCTTTGTTCTCAATCATTAGATAAACTTATAGAAGTTTTTAGAATGAAATAG
- a CDS encoding Bpu10I family restriction endonuclease: MYVHGHNLKQKETHKTKYTDPESRQFLQEIRIQYDKWKRINEKLKGAFSQSTDQDIKIIKRRVKLLNIYKNFLDQQKYAEKFDSRSNLHSSVLEEFTFYLFKDLVYDISPSTLLGKANTFKDIFFRPSSYQEMVTKPNVRLETKDHDFVIGIDIKADLICFGSQQVETHHFQIPAVAIECKTYLDKTMLEGASNAAEQLKLRNPNAIYIIVAEWLKLTDSINLQKFKVDQIYVLRKQKNTDREFRYLETYLKNPIYDDVVIHLFEIVRKHLTTDWEKGLEQGLDRGYLIL; this comes from the coding sequence ATGTATGTTCATGGTCATAATTTAAAACAAAAAGAAACACACAAAACTAAATATACTGATCCTGAATCTCGACAATTTCTTCAAGAAATTCGTATTCAATATGATAAATGGAAAAGAATTAATGAAAAATTAAAAGGAGCTTTTTCACAATCAACAGATCAAGATATTAAAATTATTAAACGTAGAGTTAAATTACTTAATATATATAAAAATTTTTTAGATCAACAAAAGTATGCTGAAAAATTTGATTCTCGTTCAAATTTGCATTCTTCAGTGTTAGAAGAATTTACTTTTTACTTATTTAAAGATTTAGTTTATGATATTTCTCCATCCACTTTATTAGGGAAAGCAAATACATTTAAAGATATATTTTTTCGTCCTAGTTCTTATCAAGAAATGGTAACAAAACCTAACGTAAGATTAGAAACAAAGGATCATGATTTTGTGATTGGCATAGATATTAAAGCTGATTTGATTTGTTTTGGAAGTCAACAAGTAGAAACCCATCATTTTCAAATACCCGCAGTTGCAATCGAATGTAAAACTTACTTAGATAAAACTATGTTAGAAGGTGCTTCCAATGCAGCAGAACAGCTAAAATTACGGAATCCTAATGCTATTTATATTATTGTTGCTGAATGGCTTAAATTAACAGATTCGATTAACTTACAAAAATTTAAAGTTGATCAAATTTATGTTCTCAGAAAACAAAAAAATACAGATCGAGAATTTCGTTATCTGGAAACTTATCTGAAAAATCCAATTTACGATGATGTTGTCATTCATTTGTTTGAAATAGTTAGAAAACATTTAACTACTGATTGGGAAAAAGGATTAGAACAGGGTTTAGATAGAGGATATTTAATCTTATAA
- a CDS encoding ATP-binding protein, producing MIEEKKSNKENIGLFLPFTYEDIIKKIGEKKSRLPDLIVPVTEFEEQIIQVLADMKYNGYLLFLYGVSGVGKSTFISSLQFQRHIPISQIAPIDASKLVAEINSPLKLQELIKAIKSEINKFFSEHNGDDGQLCIVIDYLENLSDEDQNNVRAFFRDLNSLLRKSSVLIIWPVTVQKDLDNMQNLAKNYSSTIFHRRLPYINFTGPPLNEYANIAKKTIMLLNDGKSCYEFQLNDSDFEKLKNDYENKPTEKRLIRDYLKDIKNLWEERTRYVSELIKSIPKPTEVWFIFSYPKAEDVIARFAKQTPEIIEEMWNADYKSLFAYIGNNQREATWKPQRLTLALSTYLLTTKIMYLPTNAFVSCIAGYFQEANIPIERPELIDKCGNYRIHPSWFGKKRVENTLKTTPLFLQLSNIPTRPGFRSSGAVPTALTNAQQPFEQFNKDISSKKISDQRFNHAICLALKDAFKDDLQLTFKHEVPHPFLRNIKPDILIESERKLICLEFCYTNNNTPGYVADYVLRKLDKYMKQIEDNFGLPDDFSW from the coding sequence ATAATTGAAGAAAAAAAATCTAATAAAGAAAACATAGGTTTATTTTTACCCTTTACTTATGAAGATATTATCAAAAAAATAGGTGAAAAAAAATCAAGACTTCCTGATTTAATCGTTCCTGTTACTGAATTTGAAGAACAAATAATTCAAGTCTTAGCCGATATGAAATATAATGGTTATTTACTCTTTCTGTATGGTGTTTCTGGTGTTGGAAAATCAACTTTTATTAGTTCTTTACAATTTCAAAGACATATTCCAATATCACAAATAGCTCCGATTGATGCAAGTAAATTAGTGGCAGAGATAAATTCACCTTTAAAGTTACAAGAATTAATAAAAGCTATAAAATCGGAAATAAATAAATTTTTTTCTGAGCATAATGGTGATGATGGTCAATTATGTATTGTTATTGACTATTTAGAAAATTTATCAGATGAGGATCAAAATAATGTCAGAGCATTTTTTCGAGATTTAAATAGTTTACTTCGTAAATCTTCTGTTTTAATTATTTGGCCTGTAACAGTTCAAAAAGATTTAGACAATATGCAAAATTTGGCTAAAAATTACTCTAGTACTATATTTCATAGAAGACTACCGTATATCAATTTTACTGGACCACCCCTTAATGAATATGCTAATATAGCAAAAAAAACAATTATGTTATTGAATGATGGTAAAAGTTGTTATGAATTTCAGTTAAATGATTCTGATTTTGAAAAATTAAAAAATGATTATGAAAATAAACCAACCGAAAAACGTCTGATTAGAGATTATTTAAAAGATATAAAAAATTTATGGGAAGAAAGAACAAGATATGTTTCTGAATTAATTAAATCGATACCAAAACCGACAGAAGTATGGTTTATTTTTTCTTATCCAAAAGCGGAAGATGTTATTGCCCGTTTTGCTAAACAAACTCCAGAAATAATAGAAGAAATGTGGAATGCTGATTATAAATCACTTTTTGCTTATATTGGGAATAATCAAAGGGAAGCTACTTGGAAACCTCAGCGTCTCACACTTGCATTGAGTACTTATTTACTTACAACGAAGATAATGTATTTACCCACAAATGCTTTCGTTAGCTGTATTGCAGGTTATTTTCAAGAAGCAAATATACCCATAGAAAGACCAGAATTAATTGATAAATGTGGAAATTATCGTATTCATCCTAGCTGGTTTGGGAAAAAAAGAGTTGAAAACACTCTGAAAACAACTCCTCTGTTTTTGCAACTATCTAATATTCCAACCAGACCCGGTTTTCGCTCAAGTGGAGCAGTACCTACTGCATTGACAAATGCTCAACAACCCTTTGAACAATTCAATAAAGATATTTCTAGTAAAAAAATAAGTGATCAACGCTTTAATCATGCTATTTGTTTAGCGTTAAAAGACGCATTTAAAGATGATTTACAATTAACATTTAAACACGAAGTTCCACATCCATTTTTACGCAATATTAAGCCAGATATATTGATAGAAAGTGAGAGAAAACTTATTTGTTTAGAGTTTTGTTATACAAATAATAATACTCCTGGATATGTTGCGGATTATGTTTTAAGAAAACTAGATAAGTATATGAAACAAATTGAAGATAATTTCGGGCTTCCTGATGATTTTTCTTGGTAA
- the acnB gene encoding bifunctional aconitate hydratase 2/2-methylisocitrate dehydratase: protein MTWLETYHQHAEERSKLGIPPLPLNAPQTSQLCEMLQNPPEGLKEELLMLLRDRIPPGVDEASYVKAGFLTAIAKGELTSPVISKQGAVSLLGTMMGGYNVQSLINLLKSKDTNVASESANALSKTLLVFDAFNDVLELSETNPYAKQVIDAWANGAWFISKPKVPESITVTVFKVEGETNTDDLSPAPSATTRPDIPLHALVMLESRMPDGLKTIATLKEKGHPVAYVGDVVGTGSSRKSAINSVLWHLGEEIPFVPNKKSGGYILGGKIAPIFFNTAEDSGALPIECDVNQFNTGDVITIYPYEGKITNENGDTLTTFTLKPETILDEVRAGGRIPLLIGRALTDKTRQALGLAPSTLFVRPSAPADTGKGFTLAQKMVGKACGVEGIRPGTSCEPMMTTVGSQDTTGPMTRDELKELACLGFNADLTLQTFCHTAAYPKPVDIKTHKDLPDFFSNRGGVALRPGDGIIHSWLNRMLLPDTVGTGGDSHTRFPLGISFPAGSGLVAFAAALGAMPLDMPESVLVKFTGELQPGVTLRDIVNAIPWVAMQEGKLTYGQGDKINVFNGRIMEMEGLPDLKVEQAFELTDATAERSCSGSTIKLSEETVGEYLRSNVSLLKNMIARGYADARTLLRRIAKMEEWLANPALMSADENAEYVDTITVNLDEIKEPIVAAPNDPDNVKLMSECAGDKIDEVFIGSCMTNIGHYRAAAKILEGAGTVKGRLWICPPTRMDETQLRNEGVYGVFASAGARTEMPGCSLCMGNQARVEDGATVFSTSTRNFNNRMGKGARVYLGSAELAAVCALLGKIPTVEEYMAIVNEKIDPFKGDLYRYLNFNEIDNFEDEGRVIALEDMPKIEDILGMPVGAK, encoded by the coding sequence ATGACTTGGTTAGAAACATACCATCAACACGCAGAAGAAAGAAGTAAATTAGGTATTCCTCCGTTACCCTTAAATGCCCCTCAAACCTCACAACTATGTGAAATGTTGCAGAATCCCCCAGAGGGATTAAAAGAAGAATTATTAATGCTACTGCGTGACAGAATCCCCCCCGGAGTTGACGAAGCATCCTACGTTAAAGCTGGATTTTTAACCGCTATCGCTAAAGGTGAATTAACCTCCCCCGTCATCTCTAAACAAGGCGCTGTGAGTTTATTAGGCACAATGATGGGCGGTTATAACGTGCAATCCCTGATCAATTTATTAAAATCCAAAGATACTAATGTCGCCTCAGAATCAGCAAATGCTTTAAGCAAAACCCTGTTAGTATTCGATGCCTTTAACGATGTCTTAGAATTATCGGAAACTAATCCCTATGCTAAACAAGTAATTGACGCATGGGCAAATGGTGCATGGTTTATCAGTAAGCCGAAAGTGCCTGAATCCATCACCGTGACAGTGTTTAAAGTTGAGGGAGAAACCAATACAGATGATCTATCCCCAGCGCCCTCCGCCACCACCAGACCAGATATTCCTTTACACGCACTGGTGATGTTAGAATCAAGAATGCCCGACGGGTTAAAAACTATCGCTACATTGAAAGAAAAAGGGCATCCTGTCGCTTATGTCGGTGATGTAGTTGGTACAGGCTCATCTCGTAAATCCGCCATTAACTCCGTATTATGGCACTTGGGCGAAGAAATTCCCTTTGTACCCAATAAAAAATCTGGCGGTTATATCTTAGGAGGTAAAATTGCACCCATTTTCTTTAATACTGCCGAAGATTCCGGCGCCCTCCCCATCGAATGTGACGTTAACCAATTTAACACAGGGGATGTTATCACCATTTACCCCTACGAAGGCAAAATCACCAACGAAAACGGCGACACCTTAACTACTTTTACCCTCAAACCTGAAACCATTTTAGATGAAGTGAGAGCAGGTGGCAGAATACCCCTGTTAATCGGGCGCGCTTTAACCGATAAAACCCGTCAGGCTTTAGGATTAGCACCTAGTACCCTTTTTGTACGCCCCAGCGCCCCTGCTGATACGGGTAAAGGGTTTACTTTAGCTCAAAAAATGGTCGGTAAAGCCTGTGGCGTGGAAGGCATCCGCCCCGGCACTTCTTGCGAACCAATGATGACTACGGTAGGTTCTCAGGATACTACAGGACCTATGACCAGAGATGAGTTAAAAGAATTGGCTTGTTTAGGTTTCAATGCTGATTTAACCCTGCAAACCTTCTGCCATACCGCCGCCTATCCCAAACCTGTGGACATCAAAACCCATAAAGATTTGCCTGATTTCTTCTCCAATCGTGGTGGCGTTGCCTTACGTCCGGGGGATGGTATCATTCACTCTTGGTTAAATAGAATGTTATTGCCTGATACAGTCGGCACTGGGGGCGATTCCCACACTCGTTTCCCCCTCGGTATCTCTTTCCCTGCTGGTTCTGGTTTAGTGGCTTTCGCGGCGGCGTTGGGCGCTATGCCTTTGGATATGCCTGAATCGGTTTTGGTGAAATTTACGGGGGAATTACAACCGGGTGTTACTTTGCGCGACATCGTTAATGCGATTCCTTGGGTGGCAATGCAGGAAGGCAAGTTAACCTACGGGCAAGGCGACAAAATCAATGTCTTTAACGGGCGCATTATGGAGATGGAAGGTTTACCAGATTTGAAGGTAGAACAGGCTTTCGAGTTAACGGATGCTACGGCGGAGCGTTCTTGTTCTGGTAGTACAATTAAACTAAGTGAGGAAACGGTAGGGGAATATCTGCGCTCTAATGTCAGCTTATTGAAAAATATGATTGCAAGGGGTTACGCTGATGCGCGCACTTTGTTGCGCCGTATTGCCAAGATGGAGGAGTGGTTGGCTAATCCTGCTTTGATGTCTGCGGATGAGAATGCGGAATATGTGGATACTATCACGGTTAATCTCGATGAAATTAAAGAGCCGATTGTGGCAGCGCCTAATGATCCTGATAATGTTAAATTAATGAGTGAGTGCGCTGGGGATAAAATCGATGAGGTGTTTATCGGTTCTTGTATGACTAATATTGGTCATTATCGGGCAGCTGCGAAAATTCTGGAGGGCGCTGGTACTGTGAAGGGGCGTTTATGGATTTGTCCTCCCACCCGTATGGATGAAACACAGTTACGCAATGAGGGGGTTTACGGTGTGTTTGCCAGTGCTGGCGCGCGCACGGAAATGCCGGGATGTTCTCTCTGTATGGGTAATCAAGCCCGTGTGGAGGATGGCGCTACGGTGTTTTCTACTTCTACTCGCAATTTTAATAATCGCATGGGCAAGGGCGCTAGGGTTTATCTCGGTAGCGCTGAGTTGGCGGCGGTGTGCGCTTTGCTTGGTAAAATTCCCACTGTGGAAGAATATATGGCGATTGTTAATGAAAAAATCGATCCATTTAAGGGTGATTTATACCGTTATTTAAACTTCAATGAAATCGATAATTTTGAGGATGAAGGGCGCGTTATTGCCTTAGAAGATATGCCGAAAATTGAGGACATTTTAGGTATGCCAGTCGGTGCTAAATAA